A stretch of Fusarium poae strain DAOMC 252244 chromosome 2, whole genome shotgun sequence DNA encodes these proteins:
- a CDS encoding hypothetical protein (BUSCO:35967at5125), translating into MASNSMDHAQRSSPMGPPKYPASKVYNNHPHLMSPPDHVQDSFHHSQYDTGKSTSSQTDREKQQPMPMSPPISPYNRPVSTAEAPTGPSNAIKDPLLYPVDEVPSSPAQQPLFANTEFEQDHDKIIDQHIRARSQSPAAFGMTAPPNREHYRLVLSFKSQVMRHYRQDPLGWLRQERRYLQEDQAARNAHGKRFPTIMPAKTSKAPRQRGDRVQKPHSTPRPIRTHLPAGPSPGAGIVRPARRVSVTPEPRRVVPPNREDKDFASLENYCPPLDSLPNKPNSLKVEWKGQPLDLSNDPNKIHLHPDEVSLASSLRLDAATYLTSKRRIFMSRLECYRRKKEFRKTDAQQACKIDVNKASKLWTAFEKVGWLNPKWMEQYL; encoded by the coding sequence ATGGCGTCCAATTCCATGGACCACGCACAAAGGAGCAGCCCAATGGGCCCTCCCAAGTACCCTGCCTCAAAGGTCTACAACAACCATCCTCACTTGATGTCGCCTCCAGATCACGTTCAAGATAGTTTCCATCACAGTCAATACGATACCGGAAAGTCAACATCCTCTCAGACTGATCGCGAGAAGCAACAACCAATGCCAATGTCTCCTCCAATTTCTCCTTACAACCGTCCCGTCTCGACCGCAGAGGCTCCAACTGGGCCCTCTAATGCAATCAAGGACCCCCTTCTTTATCCTGTCGACGAAGTACCGTCCAGCCCTGCTCAGCAGCCTCTCTTCGCCAACACTGAGTTTGAGCAAGACCATGATAAAATCATTGATCAACATATTCGTGCTCGCTCTCAGTCCCCCGCAGCATTTGGCATGACTGCACCGCCGAATCGTGAGCATTATCGTCTGGTTCTTTCCTTCAAATCCCAAGTCATGAGACACTATCGACAAGATCCCCTGGGCTGGCTCCGGCAGGAACGGCGCTACCTCCAAGAGGACCAAGCCGCTCGCAATGCTCATGGCAAACGTTTCCCAACGATCATGCCTGCCAAAACCTCAAAGGCACCTCGACAGCGCGGCGACCGGGTCCAGAAGCCCCATTCCACCCCGCGGCCGATCCGTACCCACCTTCCCGCTGGCCCCAGCCCTGGCGCCGGCATCGTGCGACCAGCTCGTCGTGTTAGTGTCACTCCTGAGCCTCGTCGTGTCGTTCCTCCCAATCGTGAGGATAAGGACTTTGCCTCGCTGGAAAATTACTGCCCACCTCTTGATTCATTGCCAAACAAACCCAATAGTCTCAAGGTGGAGTGGAAGGGTCAGCCACTTGATCTCAGCAACGATCCTAACAAGATACACCTTCATCCAGATGAAGTGTCCCTAGCAAGCAGTCTGCGCTTAGATGCTGCCACCTACTTGACCAGCAAGAGACGTATCTTCATGTCACGGCTTGAATGCTACCGTCGGAAGAAAGAGTTCCGCAAGACAGATGCCCAACAGGCTTGTAAGATTGACGTGAACAAAGCATCCAAGCTGTGGACTGCTTTTGAAAAGGTCGGCTGGCTCAACCCGAAGTGGATGGAACAGTACCTGTGA
- the ATG23 gene encoding Autophagy protein (BUSCO:21245at5125), whose protein sequence is MFQRFKSAIDRTIAEEQARQQTATQSRSPSRTGSTSSRKGDGTPGQRAKSRKQASDAGDAPNPDPAVFEAAFVIDDSDEPSRAATPLPPAVADEEKSDNTNGQENVPEGKTPEGQGAKDEASMDKGQDGIVDAPATKPQAPKPQELSPEIRQKLRKLEKLEATYPELLRSYRVAHRRATAIEPFEKALRENTPLTSISDPEALVEYLNQVNLRGDMVMQELKKISTDKEELQKKYNEVQEKVKRLEEELVTTKSASGDQPKTGDLETTQDAQNNKNEGTSTEEPEKSKSPVSSVMGMFSPKHKSQKPLSEVAETKESNEEFFSYDDEIPQLHADVASKCEEIEKLKSKVEDLQKELTTARETSAGLVESLESATRELSETRDAATVKESLQAQLDNRNKEITNLNQRLEEAQVQLKQLEEDKNTHTVKVDELTVSLASSDKRASELDAELAKASNAKNISKKLIDDLKNQIDALKKERSDSENKITDLTKKLESKPTPTPAATLTPAVSQPTAASATATSGSGKKKNNKKKKGKGGAGGAAAPSQAPAAGGSVETLEPATTSDTAGNAELEAEIAKLKEEVGEKDMQIDRLSKKRKTEEDLREEIESLQENLLMIGQDHVEAKDKIKELEAEKLELKAQITDLEKKINSSTSDAEASSKLQSEMDSIRTEYNDLKEKTSTLQADLGAAQQLAQNRFKDLTELREVLQKAQPELKSLRQESATLKTTKEELASKTKELRDIEKREKDLKRDVERAQKLSSDRETEIKSLQEKLTVETNTKLRLEDAQRVSGRDLRRSEAEKAEVSARADKAEQELQAVQEELGKLRPKVKELEEQMHRLKREKTAAQEEVDFKTQQYSNAQGLLSSMRDQTAEMSVQLKESKSQAESLEEELAEVQRLLQERTREGETMRRLLADVDERADNKVRDMRVRMEAAVEERDRIEDESATLARRKTRETEDLKQKLKDLEREVKTLTHERDELEQREKEWRKRREELESVEEKAEAEADELRTTASQLRTALDASEKQVRDVEKQRAELRRMLEESRQRYEKLSKDLKAAQTKLVASSSRSSFDSVRSGSNGSPAGAPDTVYLKTILLQFLEQKDTKLRAQLVPVLGKLLRFDKTDEQKWQKAVQHIEVK, encoded by the exons ATGTTCCAA CGGTTCAAAAGCGCCATCGATCGGACCATTGCCGAGGAACAAGCCCGCCAGCAGACAGCTACCCAGTCGAGAAGCCCCTCTAGAACAGGCTCGACGTCGTCGCGCAAAGGCGATGGCACACCGGGTCAGCGCGCGAAGTCCCGAAAGCAAGCTTCCGATGCAGGCGACGCGCCCAACCCAGATCCCGCTGTATTCGAGGCCGCTTTTGTGATTGATGATAGTGACGAACCGAGTCGAGCTGCTACCCCATTGCCTCCTGCCGTTGCCGATGAGGAGAAGTCCGATAATACCAACGGTCAAGAAAACGTTCCAGAAGGCAAGACTCCAGAAGGTCAAGGGGCCAAAGACGAGGCCAGTATGGACAAGGGTCAAGATGGTATCGTCGATGCTCCAGCAACTAAACCGCAGGCACCGAAGCCGCAGGAGTTGAGTCCCGAGATTCGACAAAAGTTGCGCAAGTTGGAAAAGCTCGAGGCAACATATCCTG AGCTGCTCCGCTCCTACCGTGTTGCTCATAGACGTGCCACGGCAATCGAGCCGTTCGAGAAAGCCCTCCGCGAGAACACACCCTTGACTTCTATCAGTGATCCTGAAGCTCTTGTAGAATACCTCAACCAAGTGAACCTCCGGGGTGACATGGTGATGCAGGAACTGAAGAAGATATCAACAGATAAGGAGGAATTACAGAAAAAGTATAACGAAGTCCAAGAAAAAGTCAAAAGGCTGGAAGAAGAGCTAGTGACAACGAAATCTGCGAGTGGTGATCAGCCAAAGACCGGCGATTTGGAGACTACTCAGGATGCCCAGAACAATAAGAATGAAGGCACTTCCACAGAGGAGCCCGAGAAATCGAAATCCCCTGTGTCCTCTGTCATGGGCATGTTCTCACCCAAGCACAAGTCTCAAAAGCCACTCAGCGAGGTCGCTGAAACGAAGGAGTCTAACGAGGAGTTCTTTTCTTACGATGATGAGATCCCCCAGCTTCATGCTGATGTTGCGTCAAAATGCGAAGAGATTGAGAAACTTAAGTCTAAAGTTGAGGACCTCCAGAAGGAGCTCACTACAGCTAGAGAGACCAGTGCCGGTTTAGTTGAAAGCCTGGAGAGTGCTACTAGAGAGCTGAGCGAGACTCGCGACGCTGCTACGGTAAAGGAATCGTTGCAGGCCCAGCTTGATAACCGCAACAAGGAAATTACAAATCTCAATCAACGACTGGAGGAGGCACAGGTGCAACTCAAACAACTAGAAGAGGACAAAAATACGCATACAGTCAAGGTTGACGAACTTACGGTTTCACTCGCATCGTCAGATAAGCGCGCAAGCGAGCTTGACGCAGAGTTGGCCAAGGCTTCCAACGCAAAGAACATTTCCAAGAAGCTGATCGATGACCTCAAGAACCAAATTGACGCCCTGAAAAAGGAAAGATCTGATAGCGAGAACAAGATTACCGACTTGACCAAAAAATTGGAATCCAAGCCCACGCCTACACCTGCTGCAACACTAACGCCTGCAGTTTCGCAACCTACAGCGGCCTCTGCGACAGCTACCAGTGGCAGCggtaagaagaagaacaacaagaagaagaagggcaagggcGGTGCCGGTGGCGCCGCAGCACCCTCTCAAGCTCCAGCAGCAGGAGGTTCCGTGGAAACTCTTGAGCCAGCAACTACTTCTGACACTGCGGGGAATGCCGAGCTAGAGGCTGAGATCGCTAAACTCAAGGAAGAGGTTGGTGAAAAGGACATGCAAATTGATCGTCTTAGCAAGAAGCGTAAGACCGAGGAGGATTTACGGGAGGAGATCGAATCGTTGCAAGAGAACCTTCTCATGATTGGCCAGGATCATGTTGAGGCCAAGGATAAGATTAAGGAACTCGAAGCTGAGAAGTTGGAGTTAAAGGCACAAATTACTGATCTAGAAAAGAAGATCAACTCATCTACATCAGACGCCGAGGCTAGCTCGAAGCTGCAGAGCGAGATGGACTCCATCAGGACGGAATACAACGATCTTAAGGAGAAGACGTCTACTCTGCAAGCCGATCTTGGTGCCGCGCAACAATTGGCTCAAAACCGGTTCAAGGACCTGACAGAATTGCGTGAGGTACTGCAAAAGGCGCAGCCAGAGTTGAAGAGCCTGCGGCAGGAATCCGCTACGTTAAAGACGACGAAAGAGGAGCTCGCCAGCAAGACTAAGGAGCTTAGAGATATTGAAAAACGAGAGAAAGACCTAAAGCGAGATGTGGAACGTGCTCAGAAGCTATCCTCCGATCGCGAGACTGAGATCAAGAGTCTACAGGAGAAGCTGACTGTCGAGACCAACACTAAGCTTCGCCTCGAGGATGCTCAGCGAGTTTCCGGACGAGATCTTCGCCGAAGCGAGGCCGAGAAGGCTGAAGTTAGTGCAAGGGCTGACAAGGCGGAGCAGGAGCTTCAGGCAGTGCAGGAGGAGCTCGGCAAACTGCGACCCAAGGTAAAGGAGCTAGAAGAGCAAATGCACCGACTAAAGCGAGAGAAGACAGCAGCACAGGAGGAGGTAGACTTCAAGACACAGCAATACAGCAATGCTCAAGGTTTATTGAGTAGCATGCGCGACCAGACGGCCGAGATGTCAGTACAGCTGAAGGAATCCAAATCCCAGGCCGAGTCACTGGAGGAGGAGCTGGCCGAAGTTCAACGCTTACTTCAAGAGCGGACACGCGAGGGCGAAACAATGCGACGGCTCTTGGCGGACGTTGACGAACGCGCCGACAACAAGGTACGAGATATGAGGGTACGAATGGAAGCAGCAGTCGAAGAACGAGATCGAATTGAGGATGAGTCGGCTACCCTGGCACGGCGCAAAACACGAGAGACGGAGGATTTGAAACAGAAGCTGAAAGACCTCGAACGTGAGGTTAAGACCTTGACTCATGAGCGAGATGAGCTTGAGCAACGCGAAAAGGAGTGGCGCAAGCGAAGGGAAGAACTCGAGTCAGTCGAGGAAAAGGCCGAGGCAGAAGCCGACGAGCTTCGAACAACGGCGTCACAGCTACGAACAGCCTTGGATGCTTCAGAGAAGCAAGTCCGCGATGTGGAGAAGCAGCGAGCAGAACTTCGACGCATGCTGGAAGAGTCAAGGCAACGTTATGAGAAGCTATCGAAAGATCTCAAGGCAGCGCAGACCAAACTCGTAGCCAGTTCAAGCCGTAGTTCGTTCGATTCGGTACGAAGCGGAAGCAATGGTTCACCAGCTGGGGCTCCGGATACTGTCTACCTCAAAACTATCCTGCTACAGTTCTTGGAGCAAAAGGACACCAAGCTAAGAGCGCAGCTTGTTCCAGTGCTTGGCAAGTTGTTGCGCTTTGACAA GACGGACGAGCAAAAGTGGCAGAAAGCTGTACAACATATTGAGGTTAAATAG
- a CDS encoding hypothetical protein (TransMembrane:2 (i47-70o82-101i)~BUSCO:49363at5125) has product MVAFWPWGGESSDTASFEKTLSTLSTKINDAQASLDNFRASSRRARVIWTLYLSFGYLVYAIVLLLVVGYDNLGAFEWGGLTGGPVLIYVTRTTLATYYSFRIETLSARLREHQQERAKTIQKLKEATKYDSTMELIEKYGGADNKNKRKDGEQNTDKTSGKQHAAPGQGPPGRTRMPPPPTANIQRAHSPMPGPNPMEPGAEFAPNAEWSTPPPPPSAPGTPQPPPPPPPPQRSYSSYSTAAPETHWYDRIFDVLLGEDETAPKNRIVLICQSCRVVNGQAPPGTKTLSELGQWRCMSCGASNGELDEGRRIMNEVLDAAKNAETDDNSAHEEFAPEDSEPPMVDVSTPNDGTAASTRKRKGGNGKK; this is encoded by the exons ATGGTGGCCTTTTGGCCCTGGGGG GGCGAATCCTCTGACACCGCTTCCTTCGAAAAAACGCTTTCTACGCTTTCGACCAAGATCAATGATGCTCAGGCCTCCCTCGACAACTTCCGCGCAAGCTCTCGCCGCGCCCGCGTCATTTGGACACTATACCTCAGCTTCGGATATCTCGTTTATGCGatcgttcttcttcttgtcgtcgGCTACGACAACCTCGGTGCTTTCGAATGGGGCGGTCTTACAGGCGGCCCGGTGCT CATCTACGTAACGCGCACGACCCTCGCTACGTACTACAGCTTTCGCATCGAGACCCTCAGCGCCCGTCTCAGAGAGCATCAGCAAGAGCGCGCAAAGACTATCCAGAAACTCAAGGAGGCCACCAAATACGACTCCACTATGGAGTTGATCGAGAAGTACGGCGGGGCTGATAATAAGAACAAGAGGAAGGATGGCGAGCAGAATACAGACAAGACTTCTGGCAAGCAACATGCGGCTCCTGGCCAGGGGCCCCCAGGCCGAACGCGCatgcctcctcctccaacaGCCAACATCCAGCGGGCTCACAGTCCTATGCCCGGCCCAAACCCTATGGAGCCCGGTGCCGAATTCGCTCCTAATGCCGAATGGTCTACACCCCCGCCGCCTCCTTCAGCTCCCGGTACCcctcagcctcctcctccgcctccgCCGCCGCAGAGAAGTTACTCCTCCTACTCGACCGCTGCCCCTGAAACTCACTGGTACGACCGTATCTTTGATGTCCTCCTTGGCGAGGATGAGACCGCCCCCAAAAATCGTATTGTTCTCATCTGCCAATCGTGCCGAGTTGTAAATGGCCAGGCCCCCCCTGGAACCAAGACGCTGAGCGAGCTTGGACAATGGAGATGTATGTCATGTGGTGCCTCGAACGGAGAGCTAGACGAAGGGAGACGTATCATGAACGAGGTTCTGGACGCCGCCAAAAATGCAGAGACTGATGACAACAGTGCTCACGAGGAGTTCGCTCCTGAAGATAGTGAGCCTCCCATGGTTGATGTAAGCACGCCCAATGATGGTACCGCTGCAAGCACCAGAAAACGCAAGGGGGGTAATGGAAAGAAATGA